One Solanum lycopersicum chromosome 2, SLM_r2.1 genomic region harbors:
- the LOC101259807 gene encoding uncharacterized protein isoform X1: protein MENGGDSLVPKLAGWNLNDSNNPKNNDGLFQVLKAVEAAEATIKQQVDENNRLRTELQKKILEVEKYRSGELKGQTPHSVGQLDHLNEADGAHPSTLGFESQLPELRNMDSIGRNLSSNLLLAKDPRQNDLDLTLPNQGESQTEYSKVNGTSRAIPGGLTTTDNSGVSHFSSPSASFSPNRYQIEGEYDRQLNLSGQGLMPVAEVNSSVKKDLVLKIQEHEQEVVQMRKYLSEYSIKEAQIRNEKYVLEKRIAYMRMAFDQQQQDLVDAASKAISYRQDIIEENIRLTYALQAAQQERSTFVSSLLPLLAEYSLQTPVADAQSIVSNVKVLFRHLQEKLFVTEAKLKESQYQMAPWRSDMNLSNFAHSPPQSAGIKEGLELVPQQAYSSEKAPLSSDPRTTTDWDPLSNPQSGLHRDAERNPETDDLGRYSPLTSRNTTVQVIPAQLAVSQGYTHSKPKSEETSSKQVTFSDLISSNEMDDSDMERHQNDREPSVNWANKSSAYTSQLDEPGSSYSPYLPPVLEEPSSSYSEVADEEALPAIEGLQISGDAYPGQGLQACGYSINGTTSCNFEWVRHLEDGSFNYIEGAKQPTYLVTADDVDTYLAIEVQPLDNRKRKGELVKVFANEHRKITCDPVMHSCIEKTLYSGHASYKVSLSTRYLDIWESATLAIKRDGYSIKVNGPGGVLVSEKFSQSTIVTIPYGSPTEFSILDSRGVEHLLKAENDQGDINCSRDTIVLTMRLFIIRAGEKKKGRRRGLFFNK from the exons AGATCAGGAGAGCTGAAAGGTCAAACTCCTCATTCAGTTGGTCAATTGGATCATCTAAATGAGGCTGATGGAGCACATCCATCAACCTTGGGTTTTGAAAGTCAACTTCCTGAACTTAGAAACATGGATAGTATAGGACGTAATTTGTCTAGTAATCTGTTGCTTGCAAAAGATCCCAGgcaaaatgatttagacttgaCTCTGCCTAATCAGGGAGAGAGCCAAACCGAATATAGCAAAGTGAATGGCACATCGAGAGCAATACCTGGTGGCCTGACAACAACTGATAATTCTGGTGTTTCACATTTCTCATCACCTTCGGCATCATTTTCACCCAACAG GTATCAAATAGAAGGAGAATATGACAGACAGCTCAATTTATCTGGACAAGGTTTGATGCCAGTGGCCGAAGTTAACAGCAGTGTGAAGAAG GATCTTGTTTTGAAGATCCAGGAGCATGAACAGGAGGTTGTACAAATGAGGAAATATCTCTCTGAATATTCTATCAAG GAAGCACAAATTCGCAATGAGAAATATGTTCTGGAAAAGCGAATTGCTTACATGCGCATG GCATTTGATCAGCAGCAACAAGATCTTGTTGATGCTGCCTCTAAAGCGATATCATACAGACAAGACATAATTGAGGAAAATATACGCCTTACATATGCACTGCAG GCTGCACAGCAAGAAAGATCAACATTTGTATCATCTTTGCTGCCACTTCTTGCAGAGTACTCACTTCAGACACCTGTAGCTGATGCACAGTCAATTGTCAGCAATGTCAAG GTTTTGTTTAGACATTTACAAGAGAAGCTTTTTGTTACTGAG GCCAAGTTGAAGGAGTCTCAGTACCAAATGGCACCTTGGCGGTCAGATATGAACCTGTCAAATTTTGCTCATTCACCTCCTCAGTCTGCTGGG ATTAAAGAAGGTCTTGAACTCGTACCTCAACAAGCCTATTCCAGTGAAAAGGCTCCTCTTTCGTCAGATCCTCGGACTACAACAGACTGGGATCCCTTGAGCAATCCTCAGAGTGGTCTACACCGTGATGCAGAAAGAAATCCAGAGACTGATGACTTGGGGAGGTATTCACCTCTTACAAGCAG GAACACTACAGTGCAAGTTATACCAGCACAACTTGCAGTAAGCCAGGGTTATACGCATTCCAAGCCTAAAAGTGAAGAAACATCTAGTAAGCAAGTTACTTTTAGTGATCTCATCAGCAGCAATGAGATGGATGATTCTGACATGGAAAGACATCAAAATGATAGAGAGCCTTCAGTTAATTGGGCTAATAAAAGCTCTGCATACACATCACAGCTAGATGAGCCAGGCTCATCATACTCTCCATACCTTCCACCAGTTCTTGAGGAGCCTTCATCATCCTATTCAGAAG TAGCAGATGAAGAGGCACTACCTGCAATAGAGGGTCTCCAAATTTCTGGTGATGCTTATCCTGGACAGGGACTCCAAGCTTGTGGCTACTCTATTAATGGAACAACCAGTTGCAATTTTGAG TGGGTTCGCCATTTGGAAGATGGATCTTTTAACTATATAGAGG GGGCAAAGCAACCAACTTACCTTGTGACTGCTGACGATGTTGATACTTACCTTGCTATTGAAGTTCAGCCATTGGACAACCGAAAACGGAAG GGTGAACTCGTGAAGGTCTTTGCAAATGAGCATAGGAAGATAACTTGTG ATCCTGTAATGCATAGTTGCATTGAGAAAACCCTTTATAGTGGTCATGCTTCATATAAAGTTTCATTGTCG ACACGATATCTTGATATATGGGAGTCTGCTACCTTGGCTATCAAGAGGGATGGTTATAGCATCAAGGTTAATGGGCCTGGTGGTGTTCTCGTCAGTGAGAAGTTTTCTCAATCTACAATT GTTACTATTCCATATGGAAGTCCTACAGAATTTTCGATCCTTGATAGTCGGGGAGTTGAGCATCTTTTGAAGGCTGAGAATGATCAAGGAGACATTAACTG TTCAAGGGATACAATTGTCCTCACCATGAGACTATTTATTATAAGG GCTGGTGAGAAGAAAAAAGGAAGGAGGAGAGGTTTGTTTTTCAACAAGTGA
- the LOC101259807 gene encoding uncharacterized protein isoform X3 — MENGGDSLVPKLAGWNLNDSNNPKNNDGLFQVLKAVEAAEATIKQQVDENNRLRTELQKKILEVEKYRSGELKGQTPHSVGQLDHLNEADGAHPSTLGFESQLPELRNMDSIGRNLSSNLLLAKDPRQNDLDLTLPNQGESQTEYSKVNGTSRAIPGGLTTTDNSGVSHFSSPSASFSPNRYQIEGEYDRQLNLSGQGLMPVAEVNSSVKKDLVLKIQEHEQEVVQMRKYLSEYSIKEAQIRNEKYVLEKRIAYMRMAFDQQQQDLVDAASKAISYRQDIIEENIRLTYALQAAQQERSTFVSSLLPLLAEYSLQTPVADAQSIVSNVKVLFRHLQEKLFVTEAKLKESQYQMAPWRSDMNLSNFAHSPPQSAGIKEGLELVPQQAYSSEKAPLSSDPRTTTDWDPLSNPQSGLHRDAERNPETDDLGRYSPLTSRNTTVQVIPAQLAVSQGYTHSKPKSEETSSKQVTFSDLISSNEMDDSDMERHQNDREPSVNWANKSSAYTSQLDEPGSSYSPYLPPVLEEPSSSYSEDEEALPAIEGLQISGDAYPGQGLQACGYSINGTTSCNFEWVRHLEDGSFNYIEGAKQPTYLVTADDVDTYLAIEVQPLDNRKRKGELVKVFANEHRKITCDPVMHSCIEKTLYSGHASYKVSLSTRYLDIWESATLAIKRDGYSIKVNGPGGVLVSEKFSQSTIVTIPYGSPTEFSILDSRGVEHLLKAENDQGDINCSRDTIVLTMRLFIIRAGEKKKGRRRGLFFNK, encoded by the exons AGATCAGGAGAGCTGAAAGGTCAAACTCCTCATTCAGTTGGTCAATTGGATCATCTAAATGAGGCTGATGGAGCACATCCATCAACCTTGGGTTTTGAAAGTCAACTTCCTGAACTTAGAAACATGGATAGTATAGGACGTAATTTGTCTAGTAATCTGTTGCTTGCAAAAGATCCCAGgcaaaatgatttagacttgaCTCTGCCTAATCAGGGAGAGAGCCAAACCGAATATAGCAAAGTGAATGGCACATCGAGAGCAATACCTGGTGGCCTGACAACAACTGATAATTCTGGTGTTTCACATTTCTCATCACCTTCGGCATCATTTTCACCCAACAG GTATCAAATAGAAGGAGAATATGACAGACAGCTCAATTTATCTGGACAAGGTTTGATGCCAGTGGCCGAAGTTAACAGCAGTGTGAAGAAG GATCTTGTTTTGAAGATCCAGGAGCATGAACAGGAGGTTGTACAAATGAGGAAATATCTCTCTGAATATTCTATCAAG GAAGCACAAATTCGCAATGAGAAATATGTTCTGGAAAAGCGAATTGCTTACATGCGCATG GCATTTGATCAGCAGCAACAAGATCTTGTTGATGCTGCCTCTAAAGCGATATCATACAGACAAGACATAATTGAGGAAAATATACGCCTTACATATGCACTGCAG GCTGCACAGCAAGAAAGATCAACATTTGTATCATCTTTGCTGCCACTTCTTGCAGAGTACTCACTTCAGACACCTGTAGCTGATGCACAGTCAATTGTCAGCAATGTCAAG GTTTTGTTTAGACATTTACAAGAGAAGCTTTTTGTTACTGAG GCCAAGTTGAAGGAGTCTCAGTACCAAATGGCACCTTGGCGGTCAGATATGAACCTGTCAAATTTTGCTCATTCACCTCCTCAGTCTGCTGGG ATTAAAGAAGGTCTTGAACTCGTACCTCAACAAGCCTATTCCAGTGAAAAGGCTCCTCTTTCGTCAGATCCTCGGACTACAACAGACTGGGATCCCTTGAGCAATCCTCAGAGTGGTCTACACCGTGATGCAGAAAGAAATCCAGAGACTGATGACTTGGGGAGGTATTCACCTCTTACAAGCAG GAACACTACAGTGCAAGTTATACCAGCACAACTTGCAGTAAGCCAGGGTTATACGCATTCCAAGCCTAAAAGTGAAGAAACATCTAGTAAGCAAGTTACTTTTAGTGATCTCATCAGCAGCAATGAGATGGATGATTCTGACATGGAAAGACATCAAAATGATAGAGAGCCTTCAGTTAATTGGGCTAATAAAAGCTCTGCATACACATCACAGCTAGATGAGCCAGGCTCATCATACTCTCCATACCTTCCACCAGTTCTTGAGGAGCCTTCATCATCCTATTCAGAAG ATGAAGAGGCACTACCTGCAATAGAGGGTCTCCAAATTTCTGGTGATGCTTATCCTGGACAGGGACTCCAAGCTTGTGGCTACTCTATTAATGGAACAACCAGTTGCAATTTTGAG TGGGTTCGCCATTTGGAAGATGGATCTTTTAACTATATAGAGG GGGCAAAGCAACCAACTTACCTTGTGACTGCTGACGATGTTGATACTTACCTTGCTATTGAAGTTCAGCCATTGGACAACCGAAAACGGAAG GGTGAACTCGTGAAGGTCTTTGCAAATGAGCATAGGAAGATAACTTGTG ATCCTGTAATGCATAGTTGCATTGAGAAAACCCTTTATAGTGGTCATGCTTCATATAAAGTTTCATTGTCG ACACGATATCTTGATATATGGGAGTCTGCTACCTTGGCTATCAAGAGGGATGGTTATAGCATCAAGGTTAATGGGCCTGGTGGTGTTCTCGTCAGTGAGAAGTTTTCTCAATCTACAATT GTTACTATTCCATATGGAAGTCCTACAGAATTTTCGATCCTTGATAGTCGGGGAGTTGAGCATCTTTTGAAGGCTGAGAATGATCAAGGAGACATTAACTG TTCAAGGGATACAATTGTCCTCACCATGAGACTATTTATTATAAGG GCTGGTGAGAAGAAAAAAGGAAGGAGGAGAGGTTTGTTTTTCAACAAGTGA
- the LOC101259807 gene encoding uncharacterized protein isoform X2, with product MENGGDSLVPKLAGWNLNDSNNPKNNDGLFQVLKAVEAAEATIKQQVDENNRLRTELQKKILEVEKYRSGELKGQTPHSVGQLDHLNEADGAHPSTLGFESQLPELRNMDSIGRNLSSNLLLAKDPRQNDLDLTLPNQGESQTEYSKVNGTSRAIPGGLTTTDNSGVSHFSSPSASFSPNRYQIEGEYDRQLNLSGQGLMPVAEVNSSVKKDLVLKIQEHEQEVVQMRKYLSEYSIKEAQIRNEKYVLEKRIAYMRMAFDQQQQDLVDAASKAISYRQDIIEENIRLTYALQAAQQERSTFVSSLLPLLAEYSLQTPVADAQSIVSNVKVLFRHLQEKLFVTEAKLKESQYQMAPWRSDMNLSNFAHSPPQSAGIKEGLELVPQQAYSSEKAPLSSDPRTTTDWDPLSNPQSGLHRDAERNPETDDLGRYSPLTSRNTTVQVIPAQLAVSQGYTHSKPKSEETSSKQVTFSDLISSNEMDDSDMERHQNDREPSVNWANKSSAYTSQLDEPGSSYSPYLPPVLEEPSSSYSEADEEALPAIEGLQISGDAYPGQGLQACGYSINGTTSCNFEWVRHLEDGSFNYIEGAKQPTYLVTADDVDTYLAIEVQPLDNRKRKGELVKVFANEHRKITCDPVMHSCIEKTLYSGHASYKVSLSTRYLDIWESATLAIKRDGYSIKVNGPGGVLVSEKFSQSTIVTIPYGSPTEFSILDSRGVEHLLKAENDQGDINCSRDTIVLTMRLFIIRAGEKKKGRRRGLFFNK from the exons AGATCAGGAGAGCTGAAAGGTCAAACTCCTCATTCAGTTGGTCAATTGGATCATCTAAATGAGGCTGATGGAGCACATCCATCAACCTTGGGTTTTGAAAGTCAACTTCCTGAACTTAGAAACATGGATAGTATAGGACGTAATTTGTCTAGTAATCTGTTGCTTGCAAAAGATCCCAGgcaaaatgatttagacttgaCTCTGCCTAATCAGGGAGAGAGCCAAACCGAATATAGCAAAGTGAATGGCACATCGAGAGCAATACCTGGTGGCCTGACAACAACTGATAATTCTGGTGTTTCACATTTCTCATCACCTTCGGCATCATTTTCACCCAACAG GTATCAAATAGAAGGAGAATATGACAGACAGCTCAATTTATCTGGACAAGGTTTGATGCCAGTGGCCGAAGTTAACAGCAGTGTGAAGAAG GATCTTGTTTTGAAGATCCAGGAGCATGAACAGGAGGTTGTACAAATGAGGAAATATCTCTCTGAATATTCTATCAAG GAAGCACAAATTCGCAATGAGAAATATGTTCTGGAAAAGCGAATTGCTTACATGCGCATG GCATTTGATCAGCAGCAACAAGATCTTGTTGATGCTGCCTCTAAAGCGATATCATACAGACAAGACATAATTGAGGAAAATATACGCCTTACATATGCACTGCAG GCTGCACAGCAAGAAAGATCAACATTTGTATCATCTTTGCTGCCACTTCTTGCAGAGTACTCACTTCAGACACCTGTAGCTGATGCACAGTCAATTGTCAGCAATGTCAAG GTTTTGTTTAGACATTTACAAGAGAAGCTTTTTGTTACTGAG GCCAAGTTGAAGGAGTCTCAGTACCAAATGGCACCTTGGCGGTCAGATATGAACCTGTCAAATTTTGCTCATTCACCTCCTCAGTCTGCTGGG ATTAAAGAAGGTCTTGAACTCGTACCTCAACAAGCCTATTCCAGTGAAAAGGCTCCTCTTTCGTCAGATCCTCGGACTACAACAGACTGGGATCCCTTGAGCAATCCTCAGAGTGGTCTACACCGTGATGCAGAAAGAAATCCAGAGACTGATGACTTGGGGAGGTATTCACCTCTTACAAGCAG GAACACTACAGTGCAAGTTATACCAGCACAACTTGCAGTAAGCCAGGGTTATACGCATTCCAAGCCTAAAAGTGAAGAAACATCTAGTAAGCAAGTTACTTTTAGTGATCTCATCAGCAGCAATGAGATGGATGATTCTGACATGGAAAGACATCAAAATGATAGAGAGCCTTCAGTTAATTGGGCTAATAAAAGCTCTGCATACACATCACAGCTAGATGAGCCAGGCTCATCATACTCTCCATACCTTCCACCAGTTCTTGAGGAGCCTTCATCATCCTATTCAGAAG CAGATGAAGAGGCACTACCTGCAATAGAGGGTCTCCAAATTTCTGGTGATGCTTATCCTGGACAGGGACTCCAAGCTTGTGGCTACTCTATTAATGGAACAACCAGTTGCAATTTTGAG TGGGTTCGCCATTTGGAAGATGGATCTTTTAACTATATAGAGG GGGCAAAGCAACCAACTTACCTTGTGACTGCTGACGATGTTGATACTTACCTTGCTATTGAAGTTCAGCCATTGGACAACCGAAAACGGAAG GGTGAACTCGTGAAGGTCTTTGCAAATGAGCATAGGAAGATAACTTGTG ATCCTGTAATGCATAGTTGCATTGAGAAAACCCTTTATAGTGGTCATGCTTCATATAAAGTTTCATTGTCG ACACGATATCTTGATATATGGGAGTCTGCTACCTTGGCTATCAAGAGGGATGGTTATAGCATCAAGGTTAATGGGCCTGGTGGTGTTCTCGTCAGTGAGAAGTTTTCTCAATCTACAATT GTTACTATTCCATATGGAAGTCCTACAGAATTTTCGATCCTTGATAGTCGGGGAGTTGAGCATCTTTTGAAGGCTGAGAATGATCAAGGAGACATTAACTG TTCAAGGGATACAATTGTCCTCACCATGAGACTATTTATTATAAGG GCTGGTGAGAAGAAAAAAGGAAGGAGGAGAGGTTTGTTTTTCAACAAGTGA
- the LOC101259807 gene encoding uncharacterized protein isoform X6 — protein MPVAEVNSSVKKDLVLKIQEHEQEVVQMRKYLSEYSIKEAQIRNEKYVLEKRIAYMRMAFDQQQQDLVDAASKAISYRQDIIEENIRLTYALQAAQQERSTFVSSLLPLLAEYSLQTPVADAQSIVSNVKVLFRHLQEKLFVTEAKLKESQYQMAPWRSDMNLSNFAHSPPQSAGIKEGLELVPQQAYSSEKAPLSSDPRTTTDWDPLSNPQSGLHRDAERNPETDDLGRYSPLTSRNTTVQVIPAQLAVSQGYTHSKPKSEETSSKQVTFSDLISSNEMDDSDMERHQNDREPSVNWANKSSAYTSQLDEPGSSYSPYLPPVLEEPSSSYSEDEEALPAIEGLQISGDAYPGQGLQACGYSINGTTSCNFEWVRHLEDGSFNYIEGAKQPTYLVTADDVDTYLAIEVQPLDNRKRKGELVKVFANEHRKITCDPVMHSCIEKTLYSGHASYKVSLSTRYLDIWESATLAIKRDGYSIKVNGPGGVLVSEKFSQSTIVTIPYGSPTEFSILDSRGVEHLLKAENDQGDINCSRDTIVLTMRLFIIRAGEKKKGRRRGLFFNK, from the exons ATGCCAGTGGCCGAAGTTAACAGCAGTGTGAAGAAG GATCTTGTTTTGAAGATCCAGGAGCATGAACAGGAGGTTGTACAAATGAGGAAATATCTCTCTGAATATTCTATCAAG GAAGCACAAATTCGCAATGAGAAATATGTTCTGGAAAAGCGAATTGCTTACATGCGCATG GCATTTGATCAGCAGCAACAAGATCTTGTTGATGCTGCCTCTAAAGCGATATCATACAGACAAGACATAATTGAGGAAAATATACGCCTTACATATGCACTGCAG GCTGCACAGCAAGAAAGATCAACATTTGTATCATCTTTGCTGCCACTTCTTGCAGAGTACTCACTTCAGACACCTGTAGCTGATGCACAGTCAATTGTCAGCAATGTCAAG GTTTTGTTTAGACATTTACAAGAGAAGCTTTTTGTTACTGAG GCCAAGTTGAAGGAGTCTCAGTACCAAATGGCACCTTGGCGGTCAGATATGAACCTGTCAAATTTTGCTCATTCACCTCCTCAGTCTGCTGGG ATTAAAGAAGGTCTTGAACTCGTACCTCAACAAGCCTATTCCAGTGAAAAGGCTCCTCTTTCGTCAGATCCTCGGACTACAACAGACTGGGATCCCTTGAGCAATCCTCAGAGTGGTCTACACCGTGATGCAGAAAGAAATCCAGAGACTGATGACTTGGGGAGGTATTCACCTCTTACAAGCAG GAACACTACAGTGCAAGTTATACCAGCACAACTTGCAGTAAGCCAGGGTTATACGCATTCCAAGCCTAAAAGTGAAGAAACATCTAGTAAGCAAGTTACTTTTAGTGATCTCATCAGCAGCAATGAGATGGATGATTCTGACATGGAAAGACATCAAAATGATAGAGAGCCTTCAGTTAATTGGGCTAATAAAAGCTCTGCATACACATCACAGCTAGATGAGCCAGGCTCATCATACTCTCCATACCTTCCACCAGTTCTTGAGGAGCCTTCATCATCCTATTCAGAAG ATGAAGAGGCACTACCTGCAATAGAGGGTCTCCAAATTTCTGGTGATGCTTATCCTGGACAGGGACTCCAAGCTTGTGGCTACTCTATTAATGGAACAACCAGTTGCAATTTTGAG TGGGTTCGCCATTTGGAAGATGGATCTTTTAACTATATAGAGG GGGCAAAGCAACCAACTTACCTTGTGACTGCTGACGATGTTGATACTTACCTTGCTATTGAAGTTCAGCCATTGGACAACCGAAAACGGAAG GGTGAACTCGTGAAGGTCTTTGCAAATGAGCATAGGAAGATAACTTGTG ATCCTGTAATGCATAGTTGCATTGAGAAAACCCTTTATAGTGGTCATGCTTCATATAAAGTTTCATTGTCG ACACGATATCTTGATATATGGGAGTCTGCTACCTTGGCTATCAAGAGGGATGGTTATAGCATCAAGGTTAATGGGCCTGGTGGTGTTCTCGTCAGTGAGAAGTTTTCTCAATCTACAATT GTTACTATTCCATATGGAAGTCCTACAGAATTTTCGATCCTTGATAGTCGGGGAGTTGAGCATCTTTTGAAGGCTGAGAATGATCAAGGAGACATTAACTG TTCAAGGGATACAATTGTCCTCACCATGAGACTATTTATTATAAGG GCTGGTGAGAAGAAAAAAGGAAGGAGGAGAGGTTTGTTTTTCAACAAGTGA
- the LOC101259807 gene encoding uncharacterized protein isoform X4 — protein MPVAEVNSSVKKDLVLKIQEHEQEVVQMRKYLSEYSIKEAQIRNEKYVLEKRIAYMRMAFDQQQQDLVDAASKAISYRQDIIEENIRLTYALQAAQQERSTFVSSLLPLLAEYSLQTPVADAQSIVSNVKVLFRHLQEKLFVTEAKLKESQYQMAPWRSDMNLSNFAHSPPQSAGIKEGLELVPQQAYSSEKAPLSSDPRTTTDWDPLSNPQSGLHRDAERNPETDDLGRYSPLTSRNTTVQVIPAQLAVSQGYTHSKPKSEETSSKQVTFSDLISSNEMDDSDMERHQNDREPSVNWANKSSAYTSQLDEPGSSYSPYLPPVLEEPSSSYSEVADEEALPAIEGLQISGDAYPGQGLQACGYSINGTTSCNFEWVRHLEDGSFNYIEGAKQPTYLVTADDVDTYLAIEVQPLDNRKRKGELVKVFANEHRKITCDPVMHSCIEKTLYSGHASYKVSLSTRYLDIWESATLAIKRDGYSIKVNGPGGVLVSEKFSQSTIVTIPYGSPTEFSILDSRGVEHLLKAENDQGDINCSRDTIVLTMRLFIIRAGEKKKGRRRGLFFNK, from the exons ATGCCAGTGGCCGAAGTTAACAGCAGTGTGAAGAAG GATCTTGTTTTGAAGATCCAGGAGCATGAACAGGAGGTTGTACAAATGAGGAAATATCTCTCTGAATATTCTATCAAG GAAGCACAAATTCGCAATGAGAAATATGTTCTGGAAAAGCGAATTGCTTACATGCGCATG GCATTTGATCAGCAGCAACAAGATCTTGTTGATGCTGCCTCTAAAGCGATATCATACAGACAAGACATAATTGAGGAAAATATACGCCTTACATATGCACTGCAG GCTGCACAGCAAGAAAGATCAACATTTGTATCATCTTTGCTGCCACTTCTTGCAGAGTACTCACTTCAGACACCTGTAGCTGATGCACAGTCAATTGTCAGCAATGTCAAG GTTTTGTTTAGACATTTACAAGAGAAGCTTTTTGTTACTGAG GCCAAGTTGAAGGAGTCTCAGTACCAAATGGCACCTTGGCGGTCAGATATGAACCTGTCAAATTTTGCTCATTCACCTCCTCAGTCTGCTGGG ATTAAAGAAGGTCTTGAACTCGTACCTCAACAAGCCTATTCCAGTGAAAAGGCTCCTCTTTCGTCAGATCCTCGGACTACAACAGACTGGGATCCCTTGAGCAATCCTCAGAGTGGTCTACACCGTGATGCAGAAAGAAATCCAGAGACTGATGACTTGGGGAGGTATTCACCTCTTACAAGCAG GAACACTACAGTGCAAGTTATACCAGCACAACTTGCAGTAAGCCAGGGTTATACGCATTCCAAGCCTAAAAGTGAAGAAACATCTAGTAAGCAAGTTACTTTTAGTGATCTCATCAGCAGCAATGAGATGGATGATTCTGACATGGAAAGACATCAAAATGATAGAGAGCCTTCAGTTAATTGGGCTAATAAAAGCTCTGCATACACATCACAGCTAGATGAGCCAGGCTCATCATACTCTCCATACCTTCCACCAGTTCTTGAGGAGCCTTCATCATCCTATTCAGAAG TAGCAGATGAAGAGGCACTACCTGCAATAGAGGGTCTCCAAATTTCTGGTGATGCTTATCCTGGACAGGGACTCCAAGCTTGTGGCTACTCTATTAATGGAACAACCAGTTGCAATTTTGAG TGGGTTCGCCATTTGGAAGATGGATCTTTTAACTATATAGAGG GGGCAAAGCAACCAACTTACCTTGTGACTGCTGACGATGTTGATACTTACCTTGCTATTGAAGTTCAGCCATTGGACAACCGAAAACGGAAG GGTGAACTCGTGAAGGTCTTTGCAAATGAGCATAGGAAGATAACTTGTG ATCCTGTAATGCATAGTTGCATTGAGAAAACCCTTTATAGTGGTCATGCTTCATATAAAGTTTCATTGTCG ACACGATATCTTGATATATGGGAGTCTGCTACCTTGGCTATCAAGAGGGATGGTTATAGCATCAAGGTTAATGGGCCTGGTGGTGTTCTCGTCAGTGAGAAGTTTTCTCAATCTACAATT GTTACTATTCCATATGGAAGTCCTACAGAATTTTCGATCCTTGATAGTCGGGGAGTTGAGCATCTTTTGAAGGCTGAGAATGATCAAGGAGACATTAACTG TTCAAGGGATACAATTGTCCTCACCATGAGACTATTTATTATAAGG GCTGGTGAGAAGAAAAAAGGAAGGAGGAGAGGTTTGTTTTTCAACAAGTGA